The following are encoded together in the Sediminitomix flava genome:
- a CDS encoding porin family protein, with product MNTAKDNFGKIWKEACENAKLPPDESLWNLVLDRLSNSKWQKALEEGKIPPNQELWKEITHQLEAIKWQKTVEEADLKPKKDLWDSISDELDASEWSEKLEGENKIPKKDLWTSISNELDASEWSEKFEDEQLQPKDGMWAAISDDLETSEWSEKLENEELQPDSSLWNKIESELPQESKSKVVVFPWWKSMAAAVTLIAVGTIGVRSLTGDKIEPAISTQEVVKENHHHQIVEPMSAPIIEEKALESAIKENEYVKVASAKPLNTVNTPVASQKARQAFTQNNDAEPPIFTDSNDILAQASSNPQENTLAVNKVEKANLREIVLYKRYSLQSSEAAQVNANAYYSALDRLEKVNEENKDGKFYAGLNLNSTAFDSKLTGGNSSVVMATSNMPETSAYGTPMLTEVNQSTKPAISMRYGLEAGMHLSKKWVVETGLIYGNLGTTGTSEAVSTFRASSEGAEQFSVTNTTSYDYVYNSFSVPLKVGYVIGNKKLRMIVKSGINTEIISGNELKVNSLTYQNGAPELKPYYFNGVIGNEINYRFDQRFNIGIEANYEFGFDRITESNFDSYGNPNAYNFGVKLKYLIH from the coding sequence ATGAATACAGCCAAAGATAATTTCGGAAAAATATGGAAAGAGGCATGTGAAAATGCCAAACTTCCTCCCGATGAGTCTTTGTGGAATCTCGTACTTGATCGTTTATCTAATAGTAAATGGCAAAAAGCACTTGAGGAAGGAAAGATTCCTCCAAATCAGGAGCTATGGAAAGAAATCACACATCAACTAGAAGCCATCAAATGGCAAAAGACAGTTGAAGAAGCTGACCTTAAACCCAAAAAGGATTTATGGGATAGCATCAGTGATGAATTGGATGCCTCTGAATGGAGTGAAAAACTTGAGGGAGAGAATAAAATCCCTAAAAAGGATTTGTGGACTAGCATCAGTAACGAACTTGACGCATCCGAATGGAGCGAGAAGTTTGAAGATGAGCAATTACAGCCTAAAGATGGAATGTGGGCAGCTATTTCCGATGACTTGGAAACTTCTGAATGGTCTGAAAAACTTGAAAATGAAGAGTTACAACCAGATTCTTCACTTTGGAATAAAATCGAATCAGAATTACCTCAGGAGTCAAAATCAAAGGTAGTTGTATTCCCATGGTGGAAAAGTATGGCTGCCGCTGTAACCTTGATTGCAGTTGGTACAATAGGCGTGCGCTCTTTAACAGGAGATAAAATAGAACCTGCTATTTCTACACAAGAAGTTGTAAAAGAAAATCATCATCATCAGATTGTAGAACCTATGTCTGCTCCTATCATTGAGGAGAAAGCATTAGAGTCTGCAATCAAAGAAAATGAATATGTAAAGGTTGCCTCAGCTAAACCTCTAAACACAGTAAATACGCCAGTAGCTTCTCAGAAAGCTAGACAGGCATTTACTCAAAACAATGATGCTGAACCTCCAATTTTTACAGATTCTAATGATATACTCGCTCAAGCTTCTTCAAACCCTCAAGAAAATACACTTGCGGTAAATAAAGTGGAAAAAGCGAACCTTAGAGAAATCGTTCTTTATAAAAGGTATTCGCTCCAGTCATCTGAAGCAGCACAAGTAAATGCTAATGCCTATTATTCGGCTTTAGATCGACTTGAAAAAGTAAATGAAGAAAACAAAGATGGTAAGTTCTATGCTGGTCTAAACCTAAACTCAACCGCTTTTGATTCTAAACTTACTGGTGGTAATTCCTCTGTAGTCATGGCGACTTCAAATATGCCCGAAACATCGGCTTACGGAACACCAATGCTGACAGAAGTTAACCAGAGTACGAAGCCAGCAATATCAATGAGGTATGGACTAGAAGCAGGTATGCACTTGTCTAAAAAGTGGGTTGTAGAGACAGGGCTTATCTATGGTAACCTTGGTACGACAGGTACTTCTGAAGCAGTTTCTACATTTAGAGCTAGTAGCGAGGGTGCTGAACAATTTTCAGTGACAAATACCACAAGTTACGATTATGTATACAACTCATTCTCTGTTCCATTGAAAGTTGGATATGTCATCGGGAATAAGAAACTGAGAATGATCGTAAAATCGGGTATCAATACCGAAATCATCTCAGGAAATGAATTAAAGGTTAATAGTTTAACATATCAGAACGGGGCACCCGAGTTAAAACCTTATTATTTCAATGGTGTTATCGGTAATGAAATCAACTACCGATTTGATCAGCGATTTAACATTGGTATAGAAGCCAATTATGAATTCGGATTTGATAGAATTACAGAGAGTAATTTCGACTCATATGGTAATCCAAATGCCTATAACTTTGGGGTAAAACTCAAATACCTTATTCATTAA
- a CDS encoding RNA polymerase sigma factor produces the protein MQVSNGYTEEQILEGCKNNSRKFQKALYDLYSARLMAVAARYAHTDEDAHDILQEAFIKIFKKIDTFRAESHLYAWMKRIVVNTALNFHRSKLYTQPMVDVNEMYDLAEKEYTISHFSYNELKDMLQSLPDGCRMVFNLYAIEGYKHKEISSMLDISEGTSKSQYARAKKLLQELIEKANRSYEYSQR, from the coding sequence ATGCAAGTAAGCAATGGCTACACCGAAGAGCAGATTCTGGAAGGCTGTAAAAATAACAGCCGAAAATTTCAGAAAGCACTTTACGATTTGTACTCGGCCCGACTTATGGCCGTAGCCGCTCGTTATGCTCATACAGATGAAGATGCTCATGATATCTTACAAGAAGCTTTTATTAAAATCTTCAAAAAGATAGATACTTTCAGAGCAGAGTCACATCTATATGCTTGGATGAAACGTATCGTTGTCAATACAGCGTTAAACTTTCATAGGAGCAAGCTGTATACACAGCCAATGGTAGACGTGAACGAAATGTATGATCTTGCTGAGAAGGAGTATACCATTAGTCATTTCAGTTATAATGAGTTGAAGGATATGCTTCAAAGTTTACCCGATGGTTGTAGAATGGTTTTTAACCTCTATGCCATTGAAGGATATAAGCATAAAGAAATTTCTTCTATGTTGGACATTAGTGAAGGCACTTCAAAGTCTCAGTATGCGAGAGCAAAGAAGTTGTTACAGGAGTTGATTGAAAAGGCGAATCGTAGTTATGAATACAGCCAAAGATAA
- a CDS encoding OmpA family protein, with translation MEEILEMNPENPKSNYLMGIAKLFAAGSNPLHSLSYFTKAYDSGLPFPHIDYYMGRGLHLNNEFEKAIKFYNKEYLMAKPDAELDYDTESSHFDVIVSKEKISQLIENCQNGILLSKSKGHEMISNMAALNTHSPDMSPVLSEDESVILFTAQSKKRTKFNVDLTTNLPDQDIYMSRKDENGNWSTASPFSKINTNDHDAAVSLSNRDQTLYLYREEATHKLHSGSIYKMEAENGKWSKPERLPEGINTDYWETHITMSQDGKSMVIVSDREGGEGKRDLYYIRKLPNGEWANPQNLGAEINTELDEESPFLTDNGETLYFSSKGHNSIGGFDIYKAKKDPDTGLFTAPINMGIPTNSASDDVFYIVSKDGSHAYFSSIREDTKGSFDIYSSTLPEDENHVATIRGVVMDKETLQPMNAEIRIIDLKTHQQVFDIYSSAETGHYSATLLPNRAYAINVLHKDYLMKSYHLNAMELFEDIEIVHDFSMQPIADQRFEPLNNVFLDERTSDVLEVSEPELRNLIDFLEQNPNIVVQIGTHLAPKRSDDDNLTLVKTKAKTASVNVRLKELGIDLERFQERHLGFGKDHIALGEQQRIEYFVKDLTKKEEPIVYPNLPESEDIYAIMPDCLEKGKKQKLEERIVFSEMDHALTSSDKVAINRVLAMLMECSEMELQIVGHTNVDGGETLKDALKLKSANTVAQYFILQGIAKERLHVIADKESPIELNGKNWIDFFALGGGSYRENPLEEPKLMVSNSSDFIAEDLEEDIAARGESTGIKASAMGSAEKLEKAVKVYRHGEFIGISIYFDFDSDKIKESEKKAITTLVKILENDPLMKMEVIGHTDNVGSDNYNEKLGKKRAKSVEQFLLLKAVDKDRIIIKSMGEGQPVMGNETSEGRQKNRRTEFKVVKETDLQ, from the coding sequence ATGGAGGAAATATTAGAAATGAACCCTGAAAACCCTAAGAGCAACTATCTTATGGGGATAGCTAAGTTATTTGCTGCAGGAAGTAATCCACTTCACTCATTATCATATTTCACCAAAGCTTATGATTCGGGTTTACCTTTCCCACATATAGATTATTACATGGGAAGAGGGCTACATTTAAATAATGAATTTGAAAAAGCAATCAAGTTCTATAACAAAGAATACTTGATGGCTAAACCCGATGCAGAATTAGATTATGATACAGAGTCTTCACACTTCGATGTTATTGTCTCTAAAGAAAAAATAAGTCAACTTATTGAGAACTGTCAAAATGGTATTTTACTATCAAAAAGTAAAGGACATGAGATGATCTCAAATATGGCAGCTCTAAATACTCACTCTCCAGATATGTCACCTGTTCTTTCAGAAGATGAATCTGTTATACTATTCACTGCTCAATCTAAAAAGCGTACAAAATTTAATGTTGACCTCACAACAAATCTACCCGATCAAGATATTTACATGAGTAGAAAAGATGAGAATGGTAATTGGAGCACAGCTAGTCCTTTCTCAAAGATAAATACCAACGATCACGATGCGGCAGTATCTTTAAGCAATAGAGACCAGACTTTATATTTATATAGAGAAGAAGCTACTCATAAGCTTCATTCGGGAAGTATATATAAAATGGAGGCTGAAAATGGCAAATGGTCTAAACCAGAAAGATTACCCGAAGGTATTAATACCGACTATTGGGAAACGCATATCACAATGTCCCAAGACGGAAAATCTATGGTTATTGTGAGTGATAGAGAAGGTGGTGAAGGAAAAAGGGATTTATATTATATCAGAAAACTGCCAAATGGTGAATGGGCTAATCCTCAAAACTTAGGGGCAGAAATTAATACTGAACTTGATGAAGAATCGCCATTCTTAACCGACAACGGTGAAACTCTTTACTTCAGTTCTAAAGGACATAACTCAATCGGTGGATTTGATATTTATAAGGCTAAGAAAGATCCTGATACAGGTTTATTCACGGCTCCAATAAACATGGGTATTCCTACAAACTCAGCTAGTGATGATGTTTTCTATATTGTCTCTAAAGATGGTAGCCATGCTTACTTCTCATCAATTAGAGAAGACACAAAAGGTTCTTTCGATATCTATTCTTCTACTCTACCAGAAGACGAAAATCATGTAGCGACTATCAGAGGAGTTGTAATGGATAAAGAAACATTACAACCCATGAATGCTGAAATTAGAATTATCGATTTAAAAACACATCAACAGGTTTTCGATATCTATTCAAGTGCTGAAACAGGGCATTATTCTGCTACTCTCCTACCCAATAGAGCTTATGCTATAAATGTTCTTCACAAAGACTATTTGATGAAATCATATCATCTGAATGCTATGGAATTATTTGAAGACATTGAAATCGTTCATGACTTTTCAATGCAGCCAATAGCTGATCAAAGGTTTGAGCCTTTAAATAATGTATTCCTTGATGAAAGAACATCTGATGTACTTGAAGTTTCAGAACCAGAACTTAGAAACTTAATCGACTTCCTTGAGCAAAATCCTAATATTGTTGTTCAAATTGGTACACACTTAGCGCCTAAAAGAAGCGATGATGACAATCTGACCCTAGTCAAAACAAAAGCGAAAACCGCATCGGTAAATGTCAGACTAAAAGAACTAGGTATCGACCTTGAAAGGTTTCAAGAAAGGCATTTAGGTTTCGGTAAAGATCATATTGCATTAGGTGAGCAACAAAGGATCGAATACTTTGTAAAAGACCTCACTAAAAAAGAAGAACCAATAGTCTATCCCAACCTTCCAGAGTCTGAAGATATTTATGCGATCATGCCAGATTGCTTAGAAAAAGGTAAGAAACAGAAATTGGAAGAGCGGATTGTTTTTTCTGAGATGGATCATGCGCTAACCAGTTCTGATAAAGTTGCTATTAATAGAGTATTGGCCATGCTTATGGAATGTAGCGAAATGGAACTTCAAATTGTAGGACATACAAACGTAGACGGAGGAGAAACACTAAAAGATGCTTTAAAATTAAAGAGTGCAAATACAGTCGCTCAGTATTTTATTCTACAAGGAATAGCCAAAGAACGCCTTCATGTAATTGCTGATAAAGAAAGTCCAATAGAGCTTAATGGCAAAAACTGGATAGACTTCTTTGCTTTAGGCGGTGGTTCTTACAGAGAAAATCCGCTTGAAGAGCCTAAACTCATGGTTTCTAATTCTTCTGATTTTATAGCTGAAGATCTTGAGGAAGATATAGCCGCTAGAGGTGAGTCTACAGGAATAAAAGCATCGGCGATGGGGTCTGCTGAAAAACTTGAAAAAGCCGTTAAAGTATATAGACATGGTGAATTTATTGGAATCTCTATTTACTTCGACTTTGACTCTGATAAGATCAAAGAATCAGAAAAGAAAGCGATTACAACACTCGTAAAAATACTTGAAAATGATCCTCTGATGAAAATGGAAGTAATTGGTCATACCGATAATGTAGGTTCTGATAACTACAATGAGAAGTTGGGTAAAAAGAGAGCTAAATCGGTAGAACAATTCCTTTTGCTAAAAGCCGTTGATAAAGATAGGATCATCATCAAATCTATGGGAGAAGGTCAGCCAGTAATGGGGAATGAAACTTCTGAAGGAAGACAAAAAAATAGACGTACTGAATTCAAAGTTGTAAAAGAAACAGATTTACAATAA
- a CDS encoding MmcQ/YjbR family DNA-binding protein: protein MDLEFVRNYCMAKKGVTEHLPFDESTLVFKVGGKMFALTDLDNFQYINLKCDPEKAMELREQYNSVTPGYHMNKKHWNSVYPNQDMNDKEVCEWIDHSYQLVYDKLPKKLREEIG, encoded by the coding sequence ATGGATTTAGAGTTTGTTAGAAATTACTGCATGGCTAAAAAGGGTGTAACAGAACACCTCCCTTTTGATGAAAGTACATTAGTGTTTAAAGTAGGTGGGAAAATGTTTGCCCTCACTGATCTTGATAATTTTCAATATATCAACTTAAAGTGTGACCCCGAAAAGGCTATGGAGTTACGCGAACAGTATAATTCTGTTACTCCTGGTTATCATATGAATAAAAAGCATTGGAATTCGGTATACCCAAATCAAGATATGAACGATAAGGAGGTTTGTGAATGGATAGATCATTCCTATCAATTAGTCTATGATAAATTGCCTAAGAAATTAAGAGAAGAAATAGGATAA
- a CDS encoding CAP domain-containing protein, which yields MKSFFLKRIGYFLLLIQLAGCGELLFESDELISHQGCATGDEFPSSEFESKELNLFDQINALRASEGLATFTWDEGLVRSARYHAQDMAKDDYFNVDTYDRVDGQLELQCTLSERIVRFNQNAKGENIAFLLSSPTEVIQTWLDEEGFRENLLSPVYQAVGIGYYSVTHQSKEIQYWVMDVGIR from the coding sequence ATGAAGTCTTTTTTCTTAAAAAGAATAGGGTATTTCTTATTACTAATACAACTAGCTGGGTGTGGCGAGTTGCTCTTTGAGAGTGATGAACTGATTAGCCATCAAGGTTGTGCTACCGGAGATGAATTTCCGAGTAGTGAGTTTGAATCAAAAGAATTAAATCTTTTTGACCAAATCAATGCATTGAGAGCATCTGAAGGTTTGGCTACATTTACTTGGGATGAAGGACTTGTACGTTCGGCAAGGTATCATGCACAAGACATGGCGAAAGATGATTATTTCAATGTGGATACTTATGACCGCGTTGATGGACAATTAGAATTGCAATGTACCCTCTCCGAAAGAATTGTGCGTTTCAACCAAAACGCAAAGGGTGAAAATATAGCTTTTCTTTTAAGCTCTCCTACAGAAGTCATTCAAACATGGTTAGACGAGGAAGGCTTTCGCGAAAATCTTTTATCACCAGTTTACCAAGCTGTAGGTATCGGGTATTACTCGGTCACTCATCAGTCTAAAGAGATTCAATATTGGGTTATGGATGTTGGTATCCGATAG
- a CDS encoding glycoside hydrolase family 31 protein — protein sequence MKINKESKFGFALIMALVFSMGINVFAQTNNSYEEHSLEPNALKIMTTNGKVTITVHQEDVMEVFYEQDSMKQLPSFAVDHTPKGTEITFYDKGSYLEYATPGLKAVIQKSPFQISYEYKGNPILKEEKGFVNTDSSRVFRFKLDDNEKLLGGGERVLGMDVRGNRLPLYNRAHYGYTTESNQMYFGIPALVSTKKYIVLFDNSAAGFMDVASEEENILHFEAEGGRTSYLVMAGDTYPDLISNYTDITGKQPLPPRWAFGNYASRFGYHTEQEAREVVAKFKEEDFPLDAIIFDLYWFGKEIQGNMGTLDWDKNAFPTPENMISDFKEEGVNTILITEPFILTTSKRWDDAVAKGVLALDSTDNPIEFDFFFGHTGLVDVFLPEGKDWFWNIYEGLMGQGVEGWWGDLGEPEVHPKEAIHAIGTANEVHNAYGHEWAKLVFENHRKVYPEKRPFIMMRSGFAGSQRYGMIPWTGDVSRSWGGLKPQVQLSLSMSLLGMSYTHSDLGGFAGGGEFDAEMYTRWLQYGVFQPVYRPHAQEEIAPEPIFHDEKTKDIVRKFVKLRYRLLPYIYTIAYDNSVTGMPLMRPLFFEDETNMDLVDYKDAYLWGDDFLVAPIVSAGVKQKDVVFPKGVWFDFWTGERYEGGQKHTVAVNYETIPVFVRAGAFIPMIDDIMSTKDYSSEDLTIHFYADESVKSSKSKMYEDDGKTFDARSKGLYEMLGFSSKQTEEGLNIELARGARSYDGMPNTRSITIEVHNFDKDLKKASFNSLKLKHTDSQKKFDKMSKGILVNEETKTLTIKFEWDHQPLKIELQ from the coding sequence ATGAAAATCAACAAAGAGTCCAAATTCGGATTTGCGCTTATTATGGCGTTGGTCTTCTCTATGGGCATCAACGTCTTCGCACAGACAAACAACAGTTATGAAGAGCATAGTCTTGAACCTAATGCTCTTAAAATTATGACAACAAATGGGAAAGTAACCATTACAGTCCATCAGGAAGATGTCATGGAGGTGTTCTATGAACAAGATTCTATGAAACAGCTTCCTTCTTTTGCTGTAGATCATACACCAAAAGGAACTGAAATTACTTTCTATGATAAAGGATCGTACCTAGAGTATGCGACACCAGGCTTGAAGGCTGTGATCCAGAAATCACCTTTCCAAATTTCTTATGAGTACAAAGGAAACCCAATTCTTAAAGAAGAGAAGGGTTTTGTCAACACCGATTCTTCAAGAGTATTCCGTTTCAAATTGGATGACAATGAGAAATTACTTGGTGGAGGAGAACGTGTATTGGGTATGGATGTAAGAGGAAACCGTTTGCCTCTATATAATAGAGCGCATTATGGTTACACTACGGAGTCTAATCAAATGTATTTTGGTATTCCTGCATTAGTTTCTACAAAGAAATACATTGTATTATTTGATAACTCAGCAGCAGGATTCATGGATGTAGCAAGCGAAGAAGAAAACATTCTTCACTTTGAAGCTGAAGGCGGACGCACATCTTACCTTGTGATGGCTGGAGATACTTACCCAGACTTGATCAGTAACTATACAGATATTACAGGAAAACAACCACTTCCTCCACGTTGGGCATTTGGTAACTACGCTTCACGTTTCGGATATCACACTGAGCAAGAAGCTCGTGAGGTTGTTGCTAAATTCAAAGAAGAAGACTTCCCATTAGATGCGATTATCTTTGACCTTTATTGGTTCGGAAAGGAAATCCAAGGAAATATGGGTACGTTGGATTGGGATAAGAACGCATTCCCAACTCCTGAAAATATGATCTCTGACTTCAAAGAAGAAGGTGTAAATACAATCTTGATTACTGAGCCATTTATCTTGACAACTTCTAAGCGTTGGGATGATGCAGTGGCAAAAGGTGTATTGGCATTAGATTCGACTGATAATCCAATTGAATTCGATTTCTTCTTCGGACATACAGGACTTGTAGATGTTTTCTTGCCAGAAGGAAAAGATTGGTTCTGGAATATCTATGAAGGCTTGATGGGGCAAGGAGTAGAAGGATGGTGGGGTGATTTAGGTGAGCCAGAAGTTCATCCTAAAGAAGCTATCCATGCGATTGGTACAGCAAATGAAGTACACAATGCATATGGCCACGAGTGGGCTAAATTGGTATTTGAGAACCACAGAAAAGTATACCCTGAGAAGCGTCCGTTTATTATGATGCGTTCTGGGTTTGCAGGTTCTCAACGTTACGGTATGATTCCTTGGACTGGTGATGTGAGCCGTTCTTGGGGTGGATTAAAACCACAAGTACAATTGAGTTTATCAATGTCATTGTTAGGTATGTCTTATACACACTCTGATCTTGGTGGATTTGCTGGTGGCGGAGAGTTTGATGCCGAGATGTACACACGTTGGTTACAATACGGTGTATTCCAACCAGTTTACAGACCTCACGCTCAAGAGGAAATTGCACCAGAGCCAATTTTCCATGATGAAAAGACAAAGGACATCGTTCGTAAGTTTGTAAAACTACGTTACCGTCTATTGCCATATATCTACACAATTGCTTATGACAACTCGGTAACGGGTATGCCATTGATGCGTCCATTGTTCTTCGAAGATGAGACAAATATGGACTTGGTTGATTACAAAGATGCATACCTATGGGGTGATGATTTCTTAGTAGCGCCAATCGTTAGTGCAGGTGTAAAACAGAAAGATGTAGTATTCCCTAAAGGTGTTTGGTTTGACTTCTGGACGGGTGAGCGTTACGAAGGTGGTCAAAAGCATACAGTAGCAGTAAATTACGAGACTATTCCTGTATTCGTAAGAGCTGGTGCTTTCATTCCGATGATTGACGATATCATGTCTACAAAAGATTATTCTTCTGAAGATTTGACAATTCACTTCTATGCAGATGAGTCAGTAAAATCATCTAAGAGTAAAATGTATGAAGATGATGGTAAAACATTTGATGCTCGTAGCAAAGGTCTTTACGAAATGTTAGGCTTCTCTTCAAAACAAACTGAAGAAGGTTTAAATATTGAACTAGCAAGAGGCGCAAGAAGCTATGACGGAATGCCAAATACAAGATCAATCACTATTGAAGTTCATAACTTTGATAAAGACTTGAAGAAAGCATCTTTCAATAGCTTGAAATTGAAACATACAGATAGCCAAAAGAAATTTGATAAAATGAGCAAAGGTATTTTGGTGAATGAAGAAACTAAGACGCTTACAATTAAATTTGAGTGGGATCACCAACCATTGAAAATTGAGTTGCAGTAA
- the dtd gene encoding D-aminoacyl-tRNA deacylase — translation MIAVIQRVSEASVRIEGSVKGQINQGFMILLGIGHDDTEEDIDWLTKKITNLRIFQDDAGKMNCSLIDISGEILLISQFTLHASTKKGNRPSFIEAAKPEIAIPLYEQMIKTLEAKLGKSIQTGEFGADMKVSLVNDGPVTITIDTKNKK, via the coding sequence ATGATAGCAGTAATTCAACGAGTTAGTGAAGCAAGTGTGCGTATAGAAGGTAGTGTGAAAGGACAAATCAATCAAGGTTTTATGATTCTTCTTGGTATTGGTCACGACGATACTGAAGAAGATATTGATTGGTTAACCAAGAAAATCACCAACCTACGTATTTTTCAAGATGATGCAGGAAAAATGAATTGCTCACTTATTGATATTTCTGGAGAAATATTACTAATCAGTCAGTTCACGCTTCATGCTAGTACCAAAAAAGGTAACAGACCATCTTTCATAGAGGCTGCAAAACCAGAAATTGCAATTCCTCTTTATGAACAGATGATCAAAACTCTTGAAGCAAAACTGGGCAAATCCATTCAAACAGGTGAGTTTGGAGCTGATATGAAAGTTTCACTTGTGAATGATGGCCCTGTGACCATTACGATTGACACAAAAAACAAAAAATAA
- a CDS encoding lactoylglutathione lyase family protein, with amino-acid sequence MAQNNSSHVYPKTFSHIGITVPDLDAAVKFYSEVMGFYIIMPPTLVTEEKETAIGQMCLDVFGEGWGTFRIAHMSTGDKIGIELFEFKESKDQKPVFNPYRSGLFHFCIQDPDVEGLVEKIVAAGGKQRMPIREYYPGEKPYRMCYVEDPFGTVFEVYSHSYELHYSAGAYK; translated from the coding sequence ATGGCACAGAACAATTCATCACATGTTTACCCAAAAACATTTTCTCATATTGGCATCACAGTCCCAGACCTAGATGCCGCTGTAAAATTCTATTCAGAAGTAATGGGATTTTACATTATCATGCCTCCCACATTAGTTACCGAAGAAAAAGAGACTGCAATTGGTCAAATGTGTCTAGATGTCTTTGGTGAAGGTTGGGGTACTTTCCGTATTGCTCACATGTCTACAGGTGATAAAATTGGGATCGAGCTTTTCGAGTTTAAAGAGAGTAAAGATCAAAAACCTGTCTTCAATCCATACAGAAGTGGTTTATTTCATTTCTGTATTCAAGACCCCGATGTAGAAGGTTTAGTAGAAAAAATTGTAGCAGCAGGAGGTAAACAACGCATGCCTATCCGTGAGTACTATCCTGGCGAAAAACCTTACCGCATGTGCTATGTAGAAGACCCATTCGGAACTGTATTTGAAGTTTATTCCCACTCCTACGAATTACATTATTCAGCAGGAGCATACAAATAA